One segment of Aquimarina sp. BL5 DNA contains the following:
- a CDS encoding AtpZ/AtpI family protein: MKDEKNQKNKDNRLSSFARFTGMAFQMAAVIGIGVFIGLSLDSQYPNKYRAYTIVFSLLFVCLSMYQAIRQLNKNNNKE, translated from the coding sequence ATGAAAGACGAAAAGAATCAAAAAAACAAAGACAATCGCCTCAGTAGTTTTGCACGGTTTACAGGTATGGCTTTTCAAATGGCTGCGGTTATTGGTATAGGTGTCTTTATTGGATTGTCGTTAGATAGTCAATATCCAAACAAATATAGAGCTTATACAATTGTTTTTTCACTTTTATTTGTATGTTTATCTATGTATCAGGCAATAAGACAACTAAATAAAAATAACAATAAAGAATAA
- a CDS encoding 4'-phosphopantetheinyl transferase superfamily protein — translation MILILYTEIYKSSHNSILDTYLQSLPLEMQQKAKAYIRWQDQQASILGKLLVKNGFEIFNSIKDPLMHIEQNSYGRPFVKGELDFNISHSGKYVICVFSDMHKVGIDIEEMKPIDYLDFKSQMCDEEWNRLLLSNNKMDEFYKYWTSKEAVIKAIGKGLSIPLKSFIINNNETSMEQDFWFLTPLKIDKTYRCHLALNKKISKEKMIIVRKDFPQL, via the coding sequence ATGATTTTGATTTTATATACCGAAATATACAAATCTTCTCATAACTCAATACTTGACACTTACTTGCAATCACTTCCTTTAGAAATGCAACAAAAAGCTAAAGCATATATTAGATGGCAGGATCAGCAGGCTTCCATCCTAGGAAAATTATTAGTAAAAAATGGTTTTGAAATATTTAATTCAATCAAAGATCCCCTAATGCACATTGAACAGAATTCTTATGGAAGACCTTTTGTGAAAGGAGAATTGGATTTTAATATTTCGCATTCAGGGAAATATGTCATCTGCGTATTTAGTGATATGCACAAGGTAGGTATTGACATTGAAGAAATGAAGCCAATAGATTATTTAGATTTTAAGTCTCAGATGTGTGATGAAGAATGGAACAGATTATTACTTTCTAATAATAAAATGGATGAGTTCTATAAATATTGGACCAGCAAAGAAGCGGTTATCAAAGCTATTGGCAAAGGGTTAAGTATTCCTCTTAAATCATTTATTATCAATAACAACGAAACTTCTATGGAGCAGGATTTTTGGTTTTTAACACCGTTAAAAATTGATAAAACTTATAGGTGTCATCTAGCATTAAACAAAAAAATATCAAAGGAAAAGATGATTATTGTCCGAAAAGACTTTCCACAGTTATAG
- a CDS encoding ABC transporter ATP-binding protein translates to MKNVLEAVKSNKSTEKKEQTISIIKAHKIHKIYNPKKIAVHALQGVDLEIKKGEFTAIVGPSGSGKTTLLNIIGGLDKPSKGEITIAGINTLKLSENQMIDFRKNHIGFVFQAYNLIPVLSASENIEFVMMLKKQSKVQRNNRVQELLKAVGLIDKKNKRPGELSGGQQQRVAVARALASKPDFILADEPTANLDSVATADLLDMMKLLNEEGMTFIFSTHDQRVIDRANRVITLVDGKIVSDECK, encoded by the coding sequence ATGAAAAATGTTCTGGAAGCAGTAAAATCTAATAAATCGACAGAAAAGAAAGAGCAAACGATTTCAATTATTAAAGCTCATAAAATCCACAAAATATATAATCCTAAAAAAATAGCAGTACATGCCTTGCAAGGTGTAGATCTAGAAATTAAAAAAGGTGAGTTTACAGCAATTGTAGGGCCTTCTGGTTCGGGAAAAACTACATTATTGAATATTATAGGAGGATTAGACAAACCTTCAAAAGGAGAGATTACCATAGCAGGAATCAATACTTTGAAATTATCAGAAAATCAAATGATCGATTTTAGAAAGAATCATATAGGTTTTGTATTTCAGGCGTATAACTTAATTCCAGTATTATCTGCATCAGAGAATATAGAATTTGTAATGATGCTTAAAAAGCAATCTAAAGTTCAACGTAATAATAGAGTTCAGGAATTATTAAAGGCGGTAGGATTAATTGACAAAAAAAATAAAAGACCTGGGGAATTATCAGGAGGACAGCAGCAACGTGTTGCAGTAGCAAGAGCATTGGCCTCTAAACCTGATTTTATTCTTGCCGATGAACCTACAGCAAATTTAGATTCAGTAGCTACAGCGGATTTATTAGATATGATGAAATTGCTTAATGAAGAAGGAATGACTTTTATATTCTCCACCCACGATCAAAGAGTAATTGATAGGGCTAATAGAGTAATAACTTTGGTGGATGGAAAGATCGTAAGTGATGAATGTAAATAA
- a CDS encoding ABC transporter permease, which translates to MVSKIAWKNIWRSPLRSCVVIIAVFFGVWAFIFSTSFILAIIKGYVDSAVRFQTSHFQIHQEKFIEDGEEEYMLYPNIEKDIKNITGIKAFAGRTVIKGMIQSSRAVSGIVICGVNPEKEQKLNAFEESIIDGNYFQNGKKNQILISHKMAEKLKIKVRKKIVLQFRDVHDELIAGSFRVAGIFRTENAVTDATKVFVNQKDINKLYGKENVIHEVAIKLDNIQEIEGLQKEIQNNIKQKGAIVRNYKQIAPDIELYESQIYVSLGILLVIFMLALVFGILNTMMMAVLERTRELGILMAIGMNRNKIFKMITLETILLGLIGAPLGLFFGWQTINYYHKKGIDLSEFGKGAEWFGVKSIIYPDLELKVCILIMIGIFITTVLAAIYPSSKASKLRPVVAIRKI; encoded by the coding sequence ATGGTATCAAAAATAGCTTGGAAGAATATCTGGCGCTCACCATTGAGATCATGCGTTGTTATTATTGCCGTATTCTTTGGGGTATGGGCATTTATATTTTCTACTTCCTTTATCCTTGCAATTATAAAAGGTTATGTCGATAGCGCTGTGCGGTTTCAGACCTCACATTTTCAAATTCATCAGGAAAAATTCATTGAAGATGGAGAAGAAGAATATATGCTGTACCCAAACATAGAAAAAGATATAAAAAATATAACTGGTATAAAAGCTTTTGCAGGAAGGACAGTCATAAAAGGGATGATTCAGTCCAGTAGAGCAGTTAGCGGTATCGTAATTTGTGGGGTAAACCCAGAAAAAGAACAAAAACTTAATGCTTTTGAAGAATCAATTATCGATGGAAACTATTTTCAGAACGGTAAAAAAAATCAGATTTTGATTAGCCATAAAATGGCAGAAAAACTGAAAATTAAAGTGAGAAAAAAAATCGTATTGCAATTTAGAGATGTACACGATGAACTGATAGCTGGATCTTTTAGGGTAGCGGGAATCTTTAGAACAGAAAACGCAGTCACAGATGCGACAAAAGTATTTGTAAATCAAAAAGATATAAATAAATTATATGGAAAGGAAAATGTGATTCATGAGGTTGCTATTAAGCTTGATAATATTCAAGAAATTGAAGGTTTACAAAAAGAGATTCAAAACAATATTAAACAAAAAGGAGCAATTGTCAGAAACTATAAACAAATTGCTCCGGACATTGAATTGTACGAATCTCAGATTTACGTGAGTCTTGGTATCTTACTCGTTATTTTTATGCTTGCACTTGTTTTCGGAATTCTAAATACAATGATGATGGCAGTACTTGAGAGAACAAGAGAATTAGGTATTCTTATGGCAATTGGAATGAACAGAAATAAGATATTTAAGATGATTACATTAGAAACCATCTTATTGGGTCTTATAGGAGCTCCGCTAGGGTTATTTTTTGGCTGGCAGACTATTAATTACTATCACAAAAAAGGAATTGATCTTAGCGAATTCGGGAAAGGTGCAGAATGGTTCGGAGTAAAATCGATCATATACCCTGATCTTGAGTTAAAAGTATGTATTTTAATAATGATAGGAATATTTATTACAACTGTATTAGCGGCAATTTACCCTTCTTCAAAAGCTTCAAAGCTAAGACCAGTAGTTGCAATAAGAAAAATCTAA
- a CDS encoding FtsX-like permease family protein — MQFILALRNIWRNKKRTFLTVGAIAFAVFLSSIMSAFQKGAWDNIIDSSVSLFVGYAQIHKKGYWKDKILNNAFEYNGNIKKLEKNITNLDEVVPRIESFALASAGDITHGVKVIGVDLEKENKLTGVKNKIITGNYLSDKDEVIIGEGISKKLNLTVGDTIVLVSQGYRGVSAAAKYPISGIFRYAIPEFNKSLIFFPIHTAQDFFAAPNLVTTVVLNLKAESLPEIKEELQASINSEVYEIMDYKELLPEIIQARALDEASGSIVLIILYGLIAFTIFGTILMITKERNYEYGILIAVGMRRWKLFLVTFLETIILGLLGVLVGVLIAFLVVYYFYYNPIDLSILENDAMVVYEKFAMKPVIPVAFDLDIFINQALMIFTITLILGIYPLIKISKIDPLQAIRAS, encoded by the coding sequence ATGCAATTTATATTAGCTCTACGCAATATTTGGAGAAACAAAAAACGTACTTTTCTTACTGTAGGTGCCATCGCTTTTGCTGTATTCCTATCTTCAATAATGAGCGCTTTTCAAAAAGGTGCTTGGGATAATATTATTGATAGTTCTGTGAGCCTTTTTGTAGGCTATGCGCAAATTCATAAAAAAGGATATTGGAAAGATAAAATTCTGAATAATGCTTTTGAGTATAACGGAAACATAAAAAAACTTGAAAAGAATATTACTAATTTAGATGAAGTTGTACCAAGAATTGAATCTTTTGCGCTGGCATCAGCTGGTGATATTACTCACGGAGTAAAGGTAATTGGAGTTGACCTTGAAAAGGAAAATAAGTTAACAGGAGTCAAAAATAAAATTATAACGGGAAATTATCTTTCTGATAAAGATGAGGTTATTATTGGTGAAGGAATATCAAAAAAGTTAAATCTAACAGTTGGTGACACTATTGTTCTTGTTTCTCAGGGATATCGAGGAGTAAGTGCAGCGGCAAAGTACCCTATATCAGGAATATTTAGGTACGCTATTCCTGAATTTAATAAGAGTTTGATCTTTTTTCCGATTCATACAGCTCAGGATTTTTTTGCGGCTCCCAACTTGGTCACTACGGTTGTGCTTAATCTGAAGGCAGAAAGTTTACCAGAAATTAAAGAAGAACTCCAAGCATCTATAAATTCCGAAGTATATGAAATTATGGATTACAAAGAGTTATTGCCAGAAATCATTCAGGCTAGAGCATTAGATGAAGCCAGTGGTTCCATTGTCCTTATTATACTTTATGGATTGATTGCTTTTACAATCTTTGGAACTATTTTGATGATTACCAAAGAGCGTAATTACGAATATGGAATATTAATTGCTGTAGGTATGAGAAGATGGAAACTTTTCTTGGTAACATTTTTGGAAACCATAATTCTAGGACTTCTTGGGGTATTGGTCGGCGTATTAATCGCTTTTCTGGTTGTCTATTATTTCTATTACAATCCTATTGATTTATCTATTTTAGAAAACGATGCAATGGTGGTTTATGAAAAATTCGCTATGAAGCCAGTGATACCGGTGGCTTTTGATCTAGATATATTTATAAACCAAGCATTAATGATTTTCACCATCACTTTAATATTAGGGATATATCCTCTTATTAAAATTTCCAAGATTGATCCATTACAAGCCATTCGTGCCTCATAG
- a CDS encoding NAD(P)/FAD-dependent oxidoreductase, whose product MRKKVCVVGAGPSGLVTIKELVENNIDVTCFEAQDTIGGAFRSVQKGGRSYDSLELTVSNYFMAYSDFMPNTHESRKYWKVNEYRAYLDSYVEKHELDQHILFSHEITSASMRESKVEVKVTHAQKEFTEIFDYMIICTGSNFTPKFPDFEGKERFEGKIIHSSAYKKSDEFKGKKVVCVGLGESGADVVHEIGQVTSCKVLVPDYPNIIARWISGHTNDAYTSYCFYAMKRKGIDAYMKLKAKFYLKYGRNVKDSDRLIQEWTLGRESFMGKFFTKNDIFVQDVVNGKVEMIKDTIKLLTKNEVITKSGKKIEADVILCNTGYQTCLKKYTFGECFMDPRSLFKQMIHPEFGSKLSIIGWARPSQGGLPACSEMQARYMALLISGKKELPSNKQLKEEIKQDKAYYDGMFYHSKRLRSLVSYHDFMITMAELIGCKPKIWNWNDLKLTLKMFFGSHLPYFYRITDVYHKENSINLIKSLPIAYSFRRSLVVLLFICLYNPLFWLIGYKLPSSKFYKNNITKSKPWKLARP is encoded by the coding sequence ATGAGAAAAAAAGTTTGCGTTGTAGGGGCGGGACCTTCAGGCCTAGTCACCATAAAAGAATTAGTTGAAAATAATATCGATGTAACCTGTTTTGAAGCTCAAGATACAATAGGAGGAGCATTCAGATCTGTTCAGAAAGGAGGAAGGTCCTATGATTCACTGGAATTAACAGTGTCAAATTATTTTATGGCATATTCAGATTTCATGCCTAATACTCATGAAAGTCGAAAGTATTGGAAAGTAAATGAATATAGAGCGTATCTGGATTCTTATGTTGAAAAACATGAATTGGATCAACATATATTGTTTTCGCACGAAATTACTTCAGCTAGTATGAGAGAATCGAAAGTCGAGGTTAAAGTGACTCACGCACAAAAAGAGTTTACGGAAATATTTGATTATATGATCATTTGTACAGGGAGTAATTTTACACCGAAATTTCCTGATTTTGAAGGAAAAGAGCGTTTTGAAGGTAAAATTATTCATTCTAGTGCCTATAAGAAAAGTGATGAATTTAAAGGAAAAAAAGTAGTGTGTGTGGGTTTAGGAGAATCCGGTGCAGATGTGGTACACGAAATTGGTCAGGTGACCTCATGTAAAGTCCTAGTTCCAGATTATCCTAATATTATAGCCAGATGGATAAGTGGACATACAAATGATGCTTATACCTCCTATTGTTTTTATGCAATGAAAAGAAAAGGTATAGATGCTTACATGAAGTTAAAAGCAAAATTTTACTTGAAATATGGAAGAAATGTGAAGGATTCTGATCGATTAATACAAGAATGGACATTAGGAAGAGAAAGCTTTATGGGTAAGTTTTTTACTAAAAATGACATCTTTGTTCAGGACGTAGTTAATGGAAAAGTTGAAATGATTAAAGATACAATAAAACTACTCACCAAAAATGAAGTCATAACGAAATCAGGTAAAAAAATAGAGGCAGATGTAATTTTATGTAACACTGGATATCAAACTTGTTTAAAAAAATACACGTTTGGAGAGTGTTTTATGGATCCAAGATCTCTGTTTAAGCAAATGATTCATCCAGAATTTGGTTCAAAATTGAGTATAATAGGGTGGGCAAGACCATCACAAGGAGGACTACCAGCTTGTTCCGAAATGCAGGCAAGGTATATGGCATTATTAATTTCCGGAAAAAAGGAGTTACCATCCAATAAACAGCTTAAAGAAGAAATCAAGCAAGATAAAGCCTATTATGATGGAATGTTTTATCATAGTAAAAGGTTAAGATCTCTTGTCAGCTACCATGATTTTATGATTACTATGGCAGAGCTTATAGGGTGTAAGCCTAAAATTTGGAATTGGAATGATTTAAAACTTACTCTTAAAATGTTTTTTGGATCTCACCTTCCTTATTTTTATAGAATTACAGATGTATACCATAAAGAGAATAGCATTAATCTAATAAAATCTTTGCCTATTGCCTATTCATTTAGAAGGTCCTTGGTAGTACTTCTATTCATATGTTTATACAATCCTCTTTTTTGGTTAATAGGATATAAACTACCCTCTTCAAAATTTTATAAGAACAATATAACTAAGAGTAAACCTTGGAAATTGGCAAGGCCATAA
- a CDS encoding outer membrane lipoprotein-sorting protein: MKERIITIIVCLVFLAKGFSQMPSPKEIIQKANDKVLGKYSQAEIKMTIIRPDWKREMIMKSWSSGQKYSLILITSPARDKGTSFLKIDKEMWDWRPSIERVIKMPPSMMSQSWMGSDFTNDDLANTSSKIDDYTHEILGEEIIEGRKTWILELTPKEGTAIVWGKIKIWIDKEEYIQMKTEFYDEDEYLIQINTAKKIKKIGDKMLPSVIEVIPAEEKGHKTKIEYVSLSFDEPISDTFFSIRNMKRLR; encoded by the coding sequence ATGAAAGAAAGAATCATTACAATAATAGTGTGTTTAGTTTTTTTAGCAAAGGGTTTTTCTCAAATGCCGTCACCTAAAGAAATTATACAAAAAGCAAACGATAAGGTTTTAGGCAAATACAGTCAAGCAGAGATTAAAATGACGATAATACGTCCTGATTGGAAAAGAGAAATGATAATGAAAAGTTGGTCAAGCGGACAAAAATATTCCCTTATACTAATAACATCCCCTGCCAGAGATAAGGGAACTTCATTTCTTAAAATTGATAAAGAAATGTGGGATTGGAGACCAAGTATAGAGCGAGTTATTAAAATGCCGCCATCAATGATGTCTCAAAGTTGGATGGGTTCGGATTTTACTAATGATGACCTTGCTAATACTTCTTCCAAAATTGATGATTATACTCATGAAATTTTAGGTGAGGAAATTATCGAAGGTAGAAAAACTTGGATTTTAGAATTAACTCCTAAAGAAGGAACAGCTATTGTTTGGGGGAAAATAAAGATATGGATTGATAAAGAAGAATATATACAGATGAAAACAGAGTTTTATGATGAAGATGAATACTTGATACAAATTAATACCGCAAAAAAAATAAAAAAAATAGGTGATAAAATGCTACCTTCAGTTATAGAGGTAATTCCAGCTGAAGAAAAAGGACATAAAACGAAAATAGAGTATGTGTCATTATCATTTGATGAACCAATATCTGATACGTTTTTTTCAATCCGAAATATGAAAAGACTTAGATAA
- a CDS encoding aminotransferase class III-fold pyridoxal phosphate-dependent enzyme, whose amino-acid sequence MEDQLIFGYPKIKTTAPILRQASEEQLDHIKNRISRKAPTFLSSINPVFEETVQVAFMLCEIINNYQKREKYKTFFANSYLEAIHGAIKIARTASKEIYKKEEGEVVFYDAGQRYQFLFDPLQEGCEKALIPGITFYTRLKMIQESIEKNNPGIVLISIYQENDEKEVFEIIRQIKRKEIVTVLDLSGVDINKIHSFGDNFLQQFDCVVWGEALSDNQFPFGAFSTRDTIYKPWNSLDTCLTHSSTYGGNGMVLSYVRKVIRKEFMEFHKKKYLKKFKKVETSSGAKYKMAASYINRYTNVLFRTTTPMNFKKVSGSQFYTNKEKKPSQKQYLDCVGGSGCNLIGHNRDEIITEVIDKHNVNVDYFASLEASMAQQTGLDVGFMGNSGASAVETAIIMALLANKGKKKIVVFSGNYAGKTLVAINGTSDDHSNFEPLYAEVEMINPFAGSARYDLEKVLKTNEVALVWFEYIQGGVLLKLPPDLISLLNKYKETFNYLIGVDEILHGVYRTGNFLSIHQTKIKPDIITFSKALSNMTLPVSLTMMSEGVYKRAVNTNNKVVCFYEEIFKNQLAAHLAGNVLNTLEENNISENVKKQSLYLKTSIEKIFANSPYYRNVEMSGLHIRFNLNMKKYPFKFFSFSRISNIITHIFYKKGKIITYYGRMLPPLNMSDKEAKQLIEGLDKVVNVPKWYYIWVGIKQYMLTRFHTKF is encoded by the coding sequence ATGGAAGATCAGTTAATTTTTGGGTATCCCAAGATTAAGACGACGGCACCTATCTTAAGACAAGCTTCTGAAGAGCAGTTAGATCATATTAAGAATCGAATCAGTCGCAAGGCACCAACCTTTTTATCATCTATTAACCCAGTGTTTGAAGAAACGGTTCAAGTTGCCTTTATGCTCTGCGAGATTATTAATAATTATCAAAAACGGGAAAAATATAAAACCTTTTTTGCTAATTCTTATCTCGAAGCCATTCATGGAGCCATAAAAATAGCTCGTACTGCCTCAAAGGAAATTTATAAAAAAGAAGAAGGGGAAGTAGTTTTTTACGATGCTGGACAACGTTATCAGTTTTTGTTTGATCCACTACAGGAAGGTTGTGAAAAAGCATTAATTCCTGGAATTACTTTTTATACAAGACTAAAAATGATTCAGGAATCGATTGAAAAAAATAATCCTGGAATAGTTCTAATCTCCATTTATCAAGAAAACGATGAAAAAGAAGTTTTTGAAATAATTAGACAAATAAAAAGGAAGGAAATAGTTACAGTATTAGATCTTAGTGGGGTTGATATTAATAAAATACACAGTTTTGGAGATAATTTCCTTCAACAATTTGATTGTGTAGTATGGGGAGAAGCATTGAGTGATAACCAGTTTCCTTTCGGAGCTTTCTCAACCAGAGATACTATATATAAACCCTGGAACTCTTTGGATACCTGTTTAACTCATTCCTCTACATATGGAGGTAATGGAATGGTTTTGAGCTATGTTAGAAAAGTAATTCGGAAGGAATTTATGGAGTTCCATAAAAAAAAGTATCTCAAAAAATTTAAGAAGGTGGAAACATCTTCTGGAGCTAAGTATAAAATGGCAGCATCTTATATCAATAGATATACTAATGTGTTATTTAGGACAACTACACCAATGAATTTTAAAAAGGTTTCGGGATCACAATTTTATACTAATAAAGAAAAGAAACCAAGTCAAAAACAATATTTAGATTGTGTAGGAGGCTCTGGATGTAATCTGATAGGACATAATAGGGATGAAATAATTACTGAGGTTATTGACAAACATAATGTTAATGTGGACTATTTTGCTTCTCTTGAGGCATCTATGGCACAACAGACAGGGTTAGATGTTGGTTTTATGGGGAATAGTGGAGCCAGTGCTGTAGAAACTGCCATTATCATGGCATTGTTAGCTAACAAAGGAAAAAAGAAAATAGTTGTATTTAGCGGAAACTATGCAGGTAAAACATTGGTAGCTATTAATGGTACTTCTGATGATCATAGTAATTTTGAACCTTTATATGCAGAAGTAGAGATGATCAACCCTTTTGCGGGTTCTGCTAGGTATGATTTAGAAAAAGTATTAAAAACAAATGAAGTAGCTCTGGTATGGTTCGAGTACATCCAGGGTGGTGTTTTATTAAAACTACCACCAGATTTAATATCCCTACTTAATAAATATAAAGAAACTTTCAACTATTTGATAGGTGTAGATGAAATTCTTCATGGCGTATATAGAACAGGGAATTTTTTGAGTATTCATCAAACTAAAATAAAACCGGATATTATAACTTTTTCAAAAGCATTAAGTAATATGACTCTCCCAGTATCTTTAACAATGATGTCCGAGGGTGTCTACAAAAGAGCTGTTAATACTAATAATAAAGTTGTTTGTTTTTATGAAGAAATATTTAAAAATCAGCTTGCAGCTCATCTAGCAGGGAATGTACTAAATACTCTAGAAGAAAATAATATCTCAGAAAATGTGAAAAAGCAATCTTTATATCTTAAGACAAGTATAGAAAAGATTTTTGCGAATTCGCCATACTATCGAAATGTAGAAATGTCAGGATTACACATCAGGTTTAATCTTAATATGAAAAAATATCCTTTTAAATTCTTTTCTTTTTCCAGAATTAGCAACATAATTACGCATATTTTTTATAAAAAAGGTAAGATAATAACATATTACGGAAGAATGTTACCTCCTTTAAATATGTCTGACAAGGAAGCAAAACAGCTGATTGAAGGACTCGATAAAGTGGTCAATGTACCAAAATGGTATTATATCTGGGTAGGAATAAAACAATATATGTTAACAAGATTTCATACTAAGTTTTAA